The proteins below are encoded in one region of Apium graveolens cultivar Ventura chromosome 4, ASM990537v1, whole genome shotgun sequence:
- the LOC141719289 gene encoding uncharacterized protein LOC141719289, with translation MDKSWIFKDRDTLDYEIGVEEFLIFAEENASDPKRIPCPCKRCANFKKFAVKIIRGHLYENGFSLGYLDWIWHTQGSVSRSSVNKNAPTPASTPAPAPTSAHTPIPSPGLASETVNICDTAYNSSEYNNELYQFRRFVADAEQPLYEGSECTKLELMLKLHNWKARFGISDSAFNDLLSTVGSLLPKDDVMPPNAYEAKKTLSDLGLENIKYHSCPNNCILYRGVNIDASECPKCRLSRWKLGKDGKIRINVPAKRKFMMLTILVSGPHEPGNDVDIYLQPLIDDLKKLWEEGEPNVYDAYTKSYFSLKAILLWTINDFPAYGNLSECVNKGYMCCPVCADDTVSKYLSHSRKMCYQGHRRYLARNHPYRKQKAAFNGQQELGQARQPLSGKEVLLQ, from the exons ATGGACAAATCTTGGATTTTCAAAGATAGGGACACACTTGACTATGAAATCGGGGTTGAAGAGTTTTTGATATTTGCCGAGGAAAATGCTAGTGATCCTAAAAGAATCCCCTGCCCCTGTAAAAGATGTGCTAACTTCAAAAAATTTGCAGTTAAGATTATCAGGGGACATTTATATGAAAATGGTTTTAGTCTGGGGTACCTGGATTGGATTTGGCATACTCAAGGGTCTGTAAGTAGGTCATCAGTTAATAAAAATGCTCCGACCCCTGCATCTACGCCTGCCCCTGCACCTACGTCTGCCCACACACCGATACCTTCCCCTGGCCTTGCATCAGAAACAGTCAATATTTGTGATACTGCATATAATTCGAGTGAGTACAATAATGAGTTGTATCAGTTTAGGAGATTTGTGGCTGATGCTGAACAGCCTTTGTATGAGGGTAGTGAATGTACCAAGTTGGAGTTGATGCTAAAATTGCACAATTGGAAAGCTAGGTTTGGAATTAGTGATAGTGCCTTTAACGATTTGCTATCTACCGTTGGCTCTCTCCTTCCTAAGGACGATGTGATGCCACCTAATGCATATGAAGCCAAGAAAACCTTATCCGACTTGGGCCTAGAAAACATAAAATATCACTCATGTCCAAACAATTGCATATTGTATCGGGGGGTAAATATTGATGCTTCCGAGTGTCCTAAGTGTCGTTTATCTCGCTGGAAGTTAGGAAAGGATGGTAAAATAAGGATTAATGTTCCTGCTAAA AGGAAATTTATGATGCTAACAATTTTAGTTTCCGGTCCACATGAGCCTGGCAATGATGTTGACATATATTTACAGCCTTTAATCGATGATTTAAAGAAGTTGTGGGAAGAAGGTGAACCAAATGTTTATGATGCATACACCAAGTCATATTTCAGTTTAAAAGCAATTTTATTGTGGACAATAAATGACTTTCCTGCATATGGAAATCTGTCTGAATGCGTTAATAAAGGTTATATGTGTTGTCCAGTATGCGCTGATGATACAGTTTCCAAGTATTTAAGCCATAGCAGGAAGATGTGTTACCAAGGCCATCGGCGTTACTTGGCTAGGAATCATCCATATAGGAAGCAAAAGGCCGCTTTTAATGGACAACAAGAATTAGGGCAGGCACGTCAACCTCTGTCTGGAAAAGAGGTTTTATTGCAATAA